One part of the Thermoanaerobacterium sp. CMT5567-10 genome encodes these proteins:
- a CDS encoding low molecular weight protein arginine phosphatase translates to MKVLFVCTGNTCRSSMAEGIFNHIAKEKGTEHVAESAGIMTYDGLPATDEAIQVLKEEYNIDISNHRSRSIKREYLENADFVFAMTDMQRESLITKYPEFADKIFTLNEFADLKGDIDDPFGRGKDAYKKTAEDIYEAILRIIEKL, encoded by the coding sequence ATGAAGGTGTTATTTGTCTGTACTGGAAATACGTGCAGAAGCAGCATGGCGGAAGGAATATTTAACCACATCGCTAAAGAAAAAGGCACAGAACATGTAGCAGAGTCTGCAGGAATTATGACTTATGATGGATTGCCTGCTACAGATGAAGCAATCCAGGTTTTAAAAGAGGAATATAATATAGACATATCAAATCACAGATCTCGCAGTATTAAAAGAGAATATTTGGAAAATGCTGATTTTGTGTTTGCTATGACTGACATGCAGAGAGAATCTCTTATTACAAAATATCCAGAATTTGCAGACAAGATTTTTACGTTAAATGAATTTGCAGATCTTAAAGGTGACATAGATGACCCATTTGGCCGAGGAAAAGATGCGTACAAGAAAACGGCTGAAGATATATATGAAGCCATCTTGCGCATAATTGAAAAATTGTAG
- the rpiB gene encoding ribose 5-phosphate isomerase B — protein MIAIGSDHGGYELKEAIKKHLDEKGIEYKDFGTFSEESVDYPDYALKIAEAVASGQFEKGILLCGTGVGISIAANKVPGIRAAHVSDAFSARYSKEHNNANVLCMGGRVVGPGLAAVLVDEWLNAEFQGGRHQKRLDKITEIEKKYSK, from the coding sequence ATGATTGCAATAGGTTCTGATCACGGCGGATATGAGCTTAAAGAAGCTATTAAGAAGCATTTGGATGAGAAAGGAATTGAATACAAAGATTTTGGTACATTTAGCGAGGAATCAGTAGATTATCCTGATTACGCATTAAAAATAGCGGAGGCAGTAGCCAGTGGCCAGTTTGAAAAGGGTATACTTCTCTGTGGAACTGGTGTGGGCATTTCAATTGCTGCCAATAAGGTACCTGGAATCAGAGCGGCTCACGTATCTGACGCATTTTCAGCAAGATACTCAAAAGAGCACAATAATGCAAATGTGCTTTGCATGGGGGGAAGGGTTGTAGGACCAGGCCTTGCAGCTGTTTTAGTTGATGAATGGCTTAATGCGGAATTTCAAGGTGGAAGACATCAAAAAAGACTTGATAAGATTACAGAAATTGAAAAGAAGTATTCAAAATAA
- the upp gene encoding uracil phosphoribosyltransferase, whose product MYKNVYVLDHPLIQHKISLIRDENTGSKEFRELVEEISMLMAYEVTRDLPLEEIEVKTPIAVAKTKVIAGKKLGIVPILRAGLGMVDGMLKLIPAAKVGHIGLYRDPETLKPVEYYCKLPSDINERDLIVVDPMLATGGSACAAIHFLKERGAQSIKLVNLIAAPEGIKAVHRDHPDIPIYVACIDERLNEHGYIVPGLGDAGDRLFGTK is encoded by the coding sequence ATGTATAAAAATGTTTATGTTCTAGATCACCCACTTATACAGCACAAAATCAGTTTGATAAGAGATGAGAATACTGGTTCAAAAGAGTTCAGAGAGCTTGTGGAAGAGATATCTATGCTTATGGCATATGAAGTAACAAGAGATCTTCCGCTTGAAGAGATAGAAGTAAAGACTCCTATTGCTGTGGCGAAGACTAAAGTCATCGCTGGTAAAAAGCTGGGTATAGTGCCTATCTTAAGGGCTGGACTTGGAATGGTAGATGGTATGCTGAAGCTTATACCAGCAGCAAAGGTAGGGCATATAGGTTTATACAGGGATCCTGAGACATTGAAACCTGTAGAATATTATTGTAAACTGCCATCAGATATAAATGAGAGAGATTTAATAGTTGTTGATCCTATGCTGGCAACAGGTGGTTCTGCATGTGCTGCTATACACTTTTTGAAAGAGAGAGGTGCACAAAGCATAAAACTTGTTAATCTCATAGCTGCACCAGAAGGAATAAAAGCAGTTCACAGAGATCATCCCGATATACCTATTTATGTTGCTTGCATCGACGAAAGGTTAAATGAGCACGGCTATATAGTACCGGGCCTTGGAGATGCTGGGGACAGGCTTTTCGGGACGAAGTAA
- a CDS encoding dCMP deaminase family protein encodes MRPSWDEYFMMVVDVVKTRSTCLRRQVGAVIVKDKHIISTGYNGAPTGLKHCEEVGCMRENLNIPSGERHELCRGTHAEQNAIIQAALNGVSTKDATIYVSASPCSMCAKMIINAGIKRVVYEGDYPDKLSFEYFKEATIEVVKIDR; translated from the coding sequence ATGAGGCCTTCATGGGATGAGTACTTTATGATGGTGGTGGATGTGGTAAAGACCCGTTCTACCTGCTTGAGAAGGCAGGTAGGTGCCGTCATCGTCAAGGACAAGCATATCATATCGACAGGATACAATGGTGCACCTACTGGCCTTAAACACTGTGAAGAAGTAGGATGCATGAGAGAAAACCTAAACATACCATCAGGTGAAAGACATGAGCTGTGCAGGGGGACACACGCAGAGCAGAATGCCATAATACAGGCAGCATTAAATGGTGTCAGCACTAAAGATGCTACAATTTATGTAAGTGCAAGTCCTTGCTCTATGTGTGCTAAGATGATTATAAATGCAGGAATAAAAAGGGTGGTTTATGAAGGGGATTACCCTGATAAGCTATCTTTTGAGTATTTTAAAGAAGCCACTATTGAAGTAGTAAAAATAGATAGATAA
- a CDS encoding MraY family glycosyltransferase, translating into MGIYILSFVVAFVVALMATPAAKKLAYKIGAIDIPKDKRRVHKKPVPLIGGLAIYLGTILSILLFLPKSQTNLGIIAGSTIIVVLGIFDDKYELKAKVKLLGQLLASFVVVLSGVRIDWLTNPFGDGMINIGVFAIPLSIFWIVGITNAMNLIDGLDGLAAGIASISSGSLFVVSLLNGRYATALITAAVTGAALGFLPYNFNPAKIFMGDTGAMFLGFILSAVSIQGAVKSAAAIAIAVPILALGVPVFDTAFAIIRRIANKKPIMEADKGHLHHRLLALGLTQKQAVFVMYGVSLFLGLSAILISFTNGAKGYIILIIAILAVLWGADKMGLYGHKAKNMNV; encoded by the coding sequence ATGGGAATATACATCTTGTCGTTTGTTGTGGCTTTTGTGGTTGCACTTATGGCTACACCGGCGGCAAAGAAATTGGCTTACAAAATTGGAGCCATTGATATACCAAAGGATAAAAGGCGTGTTCATAAGAAGCCAGTACCACTTATCGGCGGATTAGCCATTTACCTTGGTACAATTCTTAGCATACTTTTATTTCTGCCAAAATCTCAGACTAATCTTGGAATAATTGCAGGAAGTACAATTATAGTTGTACTTGGAATATTTGACGATAAATATGAATTAAAGGCGAAAGTAAAACTTTTAGGACAGCTTTTGGCATCATTTGTAGTTGTCCTAAGTGGTGTTAGAATTGATTGGTTAACGAATCCATTTGGAGATGGCATGATAAACATAGGAGTTTTTGCAATACCCCTCAGTATATTCTGGATAGTAGGCATTACGAATGCTATGAATCTTATTGACGGGCTTGATGGACTTGCTGCAGGAATAGCATCCATATCATCTGGCTCCCTATTTGTAGTGTCTCTTTTAAACGGCCGGTATGCGACTGCCCTTATTACTGCTGCTGTAACAGGTGCTGCACTGGGATTCTTACCATACAATTTTAATCCTGCAAAGATATTTATGGGAGATACAGGTGCCATGTTTTTAGGCTTTATTTTATCGGCAGTATCTATTCAAGGTGCTGTAAAATCTGCTGCGGCGATAGCAATTGCTGTGCCGATTTTGGCTTTAGGAGTTCCTGTATTTGATACAGCATTTGCGATAATAAGGCGTATAGCAAATAAAAAGCCTATTATGGAGGCAGATAAAGGACATCTGCACCACAGGCTTTTAGCATTGGGTCTTACACAAAAACAAGCTGTTTTTGTCATGTATGGTGTAAGTCTATTCTTAGGGCTAAGCGCAATACTCATATCTTTTACCAATGGCGCAAAAGGCTATATAATATTGATTATCGCAATTTTAGCAGTTTTATGGGGAGCAGATAAAATGGGATTGTATGGACATAAGGCGAAAAATATGAATGTGTAA
- the wecB gene encoding non-hydrolyzing UDP-N-acetylglucosamine 2-epimerase: MLKVMPIFGTRPEAIKMAPLVKELESASDIETVVCVTAQHRDMLDQVLRLFNINPKYDLDVMKKNQSLSAITSSVLKGLDEVLEKEKPDLILVHGDTTTTFVSALSAFYKKIKVGHVEAGLRSHDKWFPYPEEMNRKLTGVLTDIHFAPTQTAKDNLLREGVCEKDIFVTGNTVIDAMKYTVKDNYVFRDDRLNNIDYENKRIIVVTAHRRENWGEPIESICNALRKIAMDFKDTYIIYPVHKNPIVRGAVFSILDDIENVLLLNPIDTDEMHNLLKRCYMVMTDSGGLQEEVPSLGKPVLVLRDVTERPEAVKAGTVKIIGTDFDRVYSEAKLLLTDKNEYDRMANAVNPYGDGNASRRIVSAIKYAFGMMDEKPDEFKGSL; the protein is encoded by the coding sequence ATGCTAAAAGTTATGCCGATTTTTGGTACAAGACCAGAAGCAATAAAAATGGCACCACTTGTAAAAGAGTTGGAAAGTGCCAGCGATATAGAAACGGTAGTTTGTGTTACAGCTCAGCACCGGGACATGCTGGATCAGGTGCTGAGGCTTTTTAATATTAATCCTAAGTACGATCTTGATGTAATGAAGAAAAATCAATCACTGTCTGCTATAACGTCATCTGTCTTAAAAGGCCTTGACGAAGTTTTAGAAAAGGAGAAACCTGATTTAATTCTCGTACATGGTGATACAACTACAACTTTTGTTTCTGCTTTGTCGGCTTTTTACAAGAAGATAAAGGTAGGCCATGTAGAGGCTGGATTAAGGTCTCACGATAAATGGTTTCCATATCCGGAGGAGATGAATAGAAAGCTTACAGGAGTTCTTACGGATATACATTTTGCACCAACACAGACGGCAAAGGACAATTTATTAAGAGAAGGTGTATGTGAAAAAGACATTTTCGTAACTGGAAATACAGTCATAGATGCCATGAAATACACTGTTAAAGATAATTATGTATTTCGCGATGACAGATTAAACAATATAGACTATGAAAATAAAAGAATAATTGTTGTAACGGCTCATAGGAGAGAGAACTGGGGTGAACCTATAGAGAGTATATGCAATGCATTGAGAAAGATTGCGATGGATTTTAAAGATACGTATATAATATATCCAGTTCACAAAAATCCCATCGTAAGGGGTGCTGTTTTTAGTATTCTTGATGATATTGAAAATGTATTGCTGCTTAATCCAATTGACACAGATGAAATGCACAATCTTTTAAAAAGATGTTACATGGTTATGACAGATTCAGGCGGTCTTCAGGAAGAAGTGCCATCACTAGGGAAACCTGTCTTGGTTCTAAGGGATGTTACAGAAAGGCCTGAAGCAGTTAAAGCAGGTACTGTAAAGATAATAGGTACAGATTTTGATAGAGTGTACAGTGAAGCAAAACTTCTACTTACAGATAAAAATGAATACGACAGGATGGCAAATGCAGTAAATCCATATGGAGATGGCAATGCATCAAGGCGTATAGTAAGTGCTATAAAATATGCATTCGGTATGATGGATGAAAAGCCGGATGAATTTAAAGGCAGCTTATGA
- the yicI gene encoding alpha-xylosidase translates to MKFTNGQWLLRKGINILYPMQVFDEIIDDESLTVYSPTSIINDRSDTINCPMITIKFSSPLENVIRVQIYHFKGTKKRAPDFEINENKKGKITIFSKDEYVIFKSGDLSAKVSKNKFNIEYLYKDKLITSSKFKSIGYIMTENGDKFMREQLSLGVGECVYGLGEHFTPFVRNGQVIDIWNEDGGTSSEQAYKSIPFYITNKGYGVFVNYPGNVSFEVASENTSKVQFSVSEEYLDYFVIGGDTLKDVIANYTELTGKPALPPAWSFGLWLSTSFTTDYDEKTVTSFIDGMLDRRIPMKVFHFDCFWMKAFQWCDFEWDKTVFPDVKNMLTRLKDKNLKICVWINPYIAQKSPLFDEAMDNGYLLTKENGDVWQWDLWQAGMGIVDFTNPYAREWYKEKLRYLLKMGVDCFKTDFGERIPTDVLYYDGSNSVKMHNYYTYLYNKAVYEVIAEEKGEADTVLFSRSATVGSQKFPVHWGGDCWATYESMAESLRGGLSLCLSGFGFWSHDIGGFENTATPDLYKRWVAFGLLSTHSRLHGSSSYRVPWFFDEESVDVLRFFANLKNRLMPYIYSAACNAANTGIPVMRAMVLEFTDDPACEYLDKQYMLGDSLLVAPIFNEEGIVSYYLPKGRWTNFLTGEIVEGGCFKKEKHGYLSIPLMVRPNSIIPVGSRDDIPDYDYADNVEFHVFEIEGESIVSTSVYNVQGQKEVEISVIRNDNCYRVNIKNSNKKWSVILRNYKNVKEVINGTFEVVDFGVKINPDLKTDSVTIYV, encoded by the coding sequence ATGAAATTTACAAATGGACAATGGCTTTTAAGAAAAGGCATAAATATTTTATATCCCATGCAAGTTTTTGATGAGATTATAGACGACGAAAGTCTTACTGTGTACTCTCCAACATCAATAATAAACGATAGAAGTGATACAATAAACTGTCCGATGATCACCATAAAATTTAGTTCGCCTTTAGAAAATGTCATAAGGGTTCAGATTTATCATTTTAAGGGAACAAAAAAAAGAGCTCCAGATTTTGAAATAAACGAAAATAAAAAAGGAAAAATTACTATTTTTTCAAAAGATGAGTACGTTATTTTTAAGAGTGGTGATTTGTCAGCCAAAGTTTCTAAAAATAAATTTAATATAGAATACTTGTATAAGGATAAGCTAATTACATCAAGCAAATTTAAATCTATAGGTTATATTATGACTGAAAATGGAGATAAATTTATGAGAGAACAATTATCGCTTGGTGTTGGTGAATGTGTGTACGGGTTAGGTGAACATTTTACGCCGTTTGTTAGGAATGGTCAAGTAATTGATATATGGAATGAGGATGGTGGTACTTCAAGTGAACAGGCGTACAAGAGTATACCTTTTTATATTACGAATAAAGGTTATGGTGTATTTGTAAATTACCCCGGCAATGTTTCATTTGAGGTAGCATCAGAAAATACTTCAAAAGTACAATTTAGCGTATCAGAAGAGTATTTAGATTATTTTGTCATAGGTGGAGATACTTTAAAAGATGTTATTGCAAACTATACTGAGTTAACTGGCAAACCAGCGCTCCCACCAGCATGGTCGTTTGGATTATGGTTATCTACATCTTTTACAACTGACTATGATGAAAAAACTGTTACGAGCTTTATCGACGGCATGTTGGACAGGCGTATTCCTATGAAAGTCTTTCATTTCGATTGCTTTTGGATGAAAGCATTTCAATGGTGTGATTTTGAATGGGATAAAACTGTATTCCCCGATGTTAAAAACATGTTAACTCGATTAAAGGATAAGAATCTAAAGATATGCGTTTGGATAAACCCGTACATAGCACAAAAATCACCATTGTTTGATGAAGCAATGGATAATGGTTATCTTCTAACTAAGGAAAATGGCGATGTGTGGCAATGGGATTTATGGCAAGCAGGAATGGGTATAGTTGATTTTACAAACCCTTATGCAAGAGAATGGTACAAAGAAAAACTTAGGTATTTACTGAAGATGGGTGTAGATTGCTTTAAAACGGATTTTGGAGAGAGGATTCCTACTGATGTTTTATACTATGATGGTTCAAATTCTGTGAAAATGCATAATTATTACACTTACTTGTATAATAAAGCGGTTTATGAAGTTATAGCTGAAGAAAAAGGTGAAGCTGATACAGTGCTATTTAGTAGATCTGCAACTGTTGGTAGTCAGAAATTTCCTGTACATTGGGGTGGCGATTGTTGGGCAACTTATGAGTCAATGGCAGAAAGTTTACGTGGTGGATTGTCGTTGTGTCTTTCTGGTTTTGGATTTTGGAGTCATGACATTGGTGGTTTTGAAAATACTGCAACACCAGATTTGTACAAAAGATGGGTAGCTTTTGGATTATTGTCGACTCACAGCCGCTTGCATGGAAGCTCTTCATATAGGGTTCCATGGTTCTTTGATGAAGAATCTGTAGATGTGCTAAGGTTTTTTGCTAATTTAAAGAATAGATTGATGCCATATATTTATAGTGCAGCGTGTAATGCAGCTAATACAGGAATTCCTGTAATGAGAGCAATGGTTTTGGAGTTTACTGATGATCCAGCCTGTGAGTATTTAGATAAACAGTATATGTTGGGTGACTCACTTTTGGTAGCCCCTATTTTTAATGAAGAAGGTATCGTTTCATACTATCTGCCAAAAGGCAGATGGACAAATTTTTTAACTGGAGAGATTGTAGAAGGTGGTTGCTTTAAGAAAGAAAAGCATGGTTATTTAAGTATACCTCTTATGGTACGCCCTAATTCGATAATTCCAGTAGGTAGCAGAGACGATATACCCGATTATGATTATGCTGATAATGTGGAATTCCATGTTTTTGAAATTGAAGGTGAGTCAATTGTTTCAACTTCAGTTTACAATGTACAAGGACAAAAGGAGGTTGAGATATCTGTTATAAGAAATGATAATTGTTATAGAGTGAATATAAAGAACAGTAATAAAAAGTGGAGTGTTATATTAAGAAACTATAAAAATGTAAAAGAAGTAATTAATGGAACATTTGAAGTTGTTGATTTTGGGGTAAAAATTAATCCTGATTTAAAAACTGACAGCGTGACAATATATGTTTAA
- a CDS encoding carbohydrate ABC transporter permease — MKGEIREYSKKSIYLTIGGILICIFFLFPLYWMLVSSLKTDTEIFKNATAIFPSKLYFGAYLNQFHTNNSLIKGFVNSTIISLGTTVLSTILVVPAAYGLATFKFVGRKIIILLFLISQMLPPSLILTPLFVIFYRFGLLDNYLAPIIAVSTNAVPFAILILRTYFLSIPRELTEAARIDGCNTFTAFVRIMIPIAYPGIIVGAVFSFLFAWGDLMYSLTFLRNENMQPMTLGIYNFIGKYGMQWNSILAFGTITVLPVVLIFIFLQKYIVSGMTSGAVKE; from the coding sequence ATGAAAGGTGAAATAAGAGAGTATTCTAAAAAATCCATTTATCTTACTATTGGTGGAATATTGATATGTATATTTTTCCTTTTTCCTCTTTATTGGATGCTGGTATCTTCGTTAAAAACTGATACAGAAATATTTAAAAATGCAACAGCTATTTTTCCATCTAAACTATATTTTGGTGCGTATTTAAACCAATTTCATACTAATAATTCATTAATAAAAGGTTTTGTAAATAGTACAATTATATCATTAGGGACAACGGTGTTGTCGACAATATTGGTTGTACCAGCCGCATACGGATTGGCTACATTTAAATTTGTTGGGCGAAAGATTATTATTTTGCTGTTTTTAATATCACAAATGCTTCCACCATCATTGATATTAACCCCACTTTTTGTCATATTTTATAGATTTGGATTGCTGGATAATTATTTAGCACCAATAATTGCAGTTTCGACAAATGCGGTGCCATTTGCAATATTGATATTGAGGACGTATTTTCTATCGATACCGCGAGAGCTTACTGAAGCAGCTAGAATTGATGGATGCAATACTTTTACAGCATTTGTGAGAATTATGATTCCTATCGCATATCCAGGAATAATTGTCGGTGCAGTATTTTCATTCTTATTTGCTTGGGGAGATTTGATGTATTCTTTAACCTTTTTAAGAAATGAGAATATGCAGCCAATGACTCTAGGAATTTACAATTTTATTGGGAAATACGGGATGCAGTGGAATTCAATATTAGCCTTTGGAACTATCACTGTTTTACCTGTCGTGTTAATATTCATATTTTTGCAGAAATATATTGTCAGTGGAATGACAAGTGGAGCTGTGAAAGAGTAA
- a CDS encoding carbohydrate ABC transporter permease translates to MILNIIRKLKNENLTGYYFVIPALVFMIAFVGYPIIYNIILSFQNASAITINTGVREFVGLDNYKQIFANPIFAISIKNTFFYTIMSMLFQFVIGFAFALYFNLKFKLSEPIRGFLMISWLIPVSISGQLFKYMFSTSNGIINHILLTVHLINSPIQWLENPTTAMWALIIANTWIGVPFNMILLTTGLTTIPNNVYESAAIDGANTIQKFFYITLPLLKPAITAILIQGFIFTFKVFDLVYIVTGGGPVNSTEVLSTLAYRYSFSEFNFGKGAAVANILFVIMFCVAIWYLRLIKDEEVA, encoded by the coding sequence ATAATATTGAATATAATAAGAAAATTAAAAAACGAAAATTTAACTGGCTATTATTTTGTAATACCAGCATTAGTATTTATGATAGCATTCGTTGGCTATCCTATAATTTACAATATCATATTAAGCTTTCAAAATGCAAGTGCCATAACGATTAATACTGGAGTAAGAGAATTTGTTGGACTTGACAATTATAAGCAAATTTTTGCGAATCCCATTTTTGCTATATCTATTAAAAATACATTTTTTTATACAATTATGAGTATGTTATTTCAGTTTGTCATTGGCTTTGCATTTGCGTTGTATTTTAATTTGAAATTTAAATTATCAGAGCCTATAAGAGGATTTTTAATGATATCTTGGCTTATTCCTGTTTCTATTAGCGGGCAACTTTTTAAGTACATGTTTAGTACCAGCAATGGTATTATAAATCATATACTTTTGACTGTACATTTGATAAATTCGCCAATTCAATGGTTAGAAAATCCAACTACAGCAATGTGGGCTCTTATAATTGCTAATACATGGATAGGAGTTCCTTTTAACATGATTTTACTTACAACTGGTTTAACTACCATACCAAATAATGTATATGAAAGTGCTGCAATCGATGGTGCGAATACTATTCAAAAATTCTTTTATATAACATTGCCTTTGCTTAAACCAGCAATAACAGCGATATTAATTCAGGGATTTATATTCACTTTTAAAGTGTTTGATTTAGTTTATATTGTTACTGGTGGAGGACCTGTAAATTCTACTGAAGTTCTTTCGACTCTTGCTTATAGATATTCATTTTCAGAGTTTAATTTTGGCAAAGGAGCAGCCGTTGCAAATATATTATTTGTTATTATGTTCTGTGTTGCGATATGGTATTTGAGACTTATAAAGGACGAAGAGGTGGCTTAA